The Novipirellula caenicola genomic interval GAGATTGCGGGGCTGCGTTGTCCCAGTGATCCAGGGGTTGGACTGCCCGCACTGGGACGCTCAAACTACGTCGCCTGCTATGGCGATTCGGTCATCAATTCGATCACGAGCGTCTATAGCATTGGCTCGACCGTCACCTTCCCCTACGTGATCACCACGACGAACTCAGAGAATTGTCGCGGTGGCAATCGAGGCATGTTCAACCGCGGATTGCAGCTTGGCGTTCGTGATTGCTTGGACGGGACCGCCAACACGATCATCATGGGAGAAATCGCGACCTACCTTGGGGACAAGGACATTCGTACGATCTCGACGGCAGGCACCGCCAATGTGACCAGCCTGATTCGCGACAACCCCAGTTGGTGTCGTGACCAAACCGGCGGCACGGCAGCCCACATTGATCCAGCGCGTCCGCAATTCTGGAGCGGCAATACCGTGACGGCTGGAGTGGGGCGTGGTTTTCGCTGGGCCGATTCAATGCCTAGCTTTGGTATGTGCTCGACCATTCTGCCACCCAACAAAGAGTATTGCGGACACGGCAGCGACACTCGTCCGAACGTCACTGTGATGTCCAGCCAGCATCAGGGCGGTTGTCACGTGCTGATGACCGACGGAGCGGTGAAGTTCGTCACCGATTCGATCGAAGCCGGTGATTCGCACGCGGGAATGGTTTACAACGGCGGTACGGGAGCACAGGCGCCCGGCAGCAAGAGTCCTTATGGGCTTTGGGGGTCGCTGGGGACGCGGGCATCCAAGGAAACCGTTCAAGACTTCTAATCGGCTGGCCGCCAATGGCGGCTTCGCATGCGAAGGTATCAAACGCCTCAGGCCGAATTCGGCCTGAGGTTTTTTGATTGGCGAACCATGGATCGAACCGGTGATCAAAACATTAATCGATGCATTGATCGGTACGTTCGATGTTGCTCGTCAATCGAGTGAAACGGCTGCGTCGTGTACGACACGGCCCGTTGCAAAGGGCTACTTCTTTGCGGCGGCTTTCATGGCAGCCGTTTCGGCTTCTTCGATCGCCTTTTGCTGAGCTTCGTATTCCTGAATCGCGGTGGGATCAGCATCCTTGACCACATTTCCATCGCCCGCTTTGTCGCCACAGCCGGCGACCACCAGAACCATCAGCATCCACAATACATTCAGTAATCGATTCATTATGTTACCATGTTACAAAGAGAGACGGATCACACTGCTCGGCTTCGGTTTGCTTGCACCTAATAGGCTAGCACGCCCAGCGTTAGAATACGAGCAAAACGAGCAGGTCGGTAGATGACAACGACTCATTTGGTAAATCAATAGATTCGGTTTCCCTGTCATGGCTTCCCGCAGCACTAGCTTGGTTTCTTCAAGCAAGGTTCCCCGCAAGAGAATTTGGATGTCCCATCGTCGCTACGATTGCTTGCAGCTCTGGATTGCGTCGTGCGGTTTGGCGATTGTGTTGCTTTGCGTTTCGGCGGGGTGCAGCGATGTGTCGTCAACGGTGCCGTCAACCAAGCCGGCATTAAGTTCCACGACGGCAGACGTTAATTTATCTGATTCGAAATCGACCGCTGCCGCAGCACTAGTGACGCAAGATGCAGCCGAGCAACAGGCGTTTCTGACGCGAATGCGGCCTCAGGTCGAAGCGTTCTGTGGCGATTGCCACGTGATGCCCAAGTTCGCAAATGTGGACCGCGAGCATTGGCCGCGAGAAGTCGCCAAAGGCTTTGAGTTTTATCGGATTTCAGGGCGTACGGATTTGCATGTCCCCGATGTCCAAGAGGTCACCGACTACTTCGTCTCGCTGGCTCCTGAAAAACTGGTGATGCCCGCCACCATTGCGGGGAATCCCTTTTCGGTGGTTGATTTCCAGCCGACGCCGATTCACAAGTCGGTGGGCCGCAGCGTTGCAGCACAGCCGCCGTGCATCAGTTCGCTAAAATGGGTTGATTTGGATTCAAACGGTCGCCGGTCGCTTGTGTATTGTGACCTTGGGACGGCGACGCTCTACAAATATCAACCGGATCAAACGAACAGCGCACCGCAAACGTTGGCCGTGCTGTATCAGCCAGTGCAATTTGAACTGTGTGATCTGAACGAAGACGAACGGATGGATCTGCTGGTCGCCGACCTCGGCGAGTTCTTGCCAGCGGACAGCGATCTGGGGCGTGTCGTCTGGTTAAAGCGACAGGAATCCGGCGAGCGTTTCGAGTCGATTGTTTTGCAAGAGGGTCTCGGGCGAGTGACCGATGTGAAGCCTGGCGACTTTGACGCCGACGGAGATACGGACATCCTGGTTGCTGAGTTTGGTTGGCGAAAAACCGGTCGAATTTTGATGCTGGAAAACACCGGCGTGGACGAACAGGGGCAACCCACATTTGAGATGCGGGTGATCGACGAACGACATGGAACCATCGAAACGCCGGTCGTTGATCTCAATGGCGATGGGCATCTCGACTTTGTCGCGTTGATCAGCCAAGAGTTCGAAATTGTCGAGGCATTCATCAATCAAGGGAACGGTCAGTTTGAAACGCAAACCATTTGGCGAGCCGATGATCCGATGTACGGGTCGGCCCGAATTGAATTGGCGGATGTGGACGGCGACGGCGATACCGATGTCGTCTACGCAAATGGTGATTCCTTTGACACTGGTTCGAAACCCTATCACTCGGTGCAGTGGCTAGAGAATCAGGGCGTCTTTCCGTTCCAGCATCATCACATCACGTTCATGCCGGGAGTGCTGGCAATCAAGCTGGCAGACTTTGATCAGGATGGCGATTTGGACATTGTCGCCGGCGCGTTGGTGCCCGAGCGATTCGATGCGTCATTGGAAGCTGCCGGCGTTGAATCGTTGGTTCTGCTCGAACAAGTTTCCTCGGGTGAATTTAAACGCACCAAGATCGAGGTGGCGTCGAATTACCATGGTGCCATCGAAGTGGGGGATTTCGATGGCGACGGACGCACCGATATCGCGGTTGGGAATTTCTTGCATTTCCATCCCCATTTGCCTTCACGCCAGGACTTTACCCTGTGGATGAACCAGGGTAAACGGTGACCTTGTTTTAGTTGCGATGTGCGACCGCTGGTAACGCCAAATGCGAAAGATCGATTTGCAGTTCAGGGTGCCCTTGCTGGACTTGCCACGGGGTCTGTTTGCTCATTTTCGAGACCACTGCGTCGCGGGCCGCTGTGACGTCCGTGCTTGGGTCTTCGGGTAATGTCAACGCGACGGTCAGCCATGCTTCCGCTTCCCAAAGTCTGCCGAGCTCCGACAGGATCAAGGCAATCTCCACCGCGGTCGCACGCGATATGCTTCTTGATCTTACAAACCGATGGCGTGCTTGGCGAAGTCGTTTGAGTCGTTCAATGCAGCGGTCAATCGACTCGAGCGTTTCCGAAGTGACGTTCGCATCACAATTCTGCAATTGATTGAGTGCGGTACGAAGCCCAGTCCAGGCATCCAAGACGTACGAGTCACGTTGGGTTGCTTCCCAATAGCAGCGGGCGGCGCCGCAGTGGTCATTCTGGTGCGAAGCCCAGTCGCCTACGGTCTGCCAATAGCCGACCTCCTCTTTGTAGGCACCCTGCAGCCGAGCTGCCCAAGAATCGAGCGAGTCGTATTTGCCCGCTTCCACGATGGCTTCGCCTAGCAAGATTTGCGACTGGACTGATTCGGGATGAGCATCCAAGATCTCTTCGAGTTTCATGATCGCGTCGGCGTACAGTCCTTGATCCATCGCAATCATGGCCTGTGGGATGAGTGGCCTTTTGTCATTTGGGTTGCGGGCGACAATCTTCGCCAACGAATCGGGTTCCGGTGGATTTCGGCCGGTGTTGCATAGTGACGTAAGTAATTCGACGTCGAACCGACGATTCAGGACTAAGTAACGGCCATGGGGTTCGGCCAGCGTGCGATTTTCCATTCCCATCAACAGGTCAAAAATCAGTCGCCGCGTTTGCAGCTGTTCCGGCTGGGCCGTGACCGCGGCGGTCAGAAAATCGATTGCGTCAAACAGTCGTCCGACAAAGATCGCTGCGACGACCGCTTGCTGTATTCGCGTTTCATTCTTAAACGCTTCGGCTCGACATGCTGCCATCAACAGGTCAGCTGATTCATTCGGGTGATCGCTTTCGAAAGCCACGCGAGCGAGTTTGGCGAGGACTTGATGATCGTCGCGGTGGTCGGTTAGGACGGCATCGGATAAACGCCATGCCTGGTCCCATCGACCTTGTCGTATTTCCTCATTCATTGCCGTCAACGGCGATGTTGGTTCGTCGTCTTGCGGTGCGTGATTCTGCTTGCACCCTGCACAACAGGCCGCCGCGACGCTGAGAATCAGGAGGCCTAACGCAATCGACGTTCGCATGTTTTGAATGCTCGATGCAAATTGGAATGGAGGGTGAGATAAGACAATCTCGTCTGCCTCATTTTATCACGAACCGTCGCATTGTAAGTCGGCACTGTGCGGTGGCTAAGTCAGAATCCCATTTTGCAACGCCACCGGACAATCGAGCCTTTGACTCGCTAGGGTTTACACCCCGGTGATCCCTCGTCGCTTAAGTTCTGTCTCCATTCGTTTGATGCTCAGCGCGTCGTAGACGACCATTTCGATACGCTCATCGCCTTGCAGGAATGTCCATTTTCCCGGATTGACGTGCTCGCAACGAAGGTCGCTGGACCACCACACGATGCGTCCGTCGGGCAGTCTCATGCCGTGTTCACCGACGGTGATGGTGGGAAACCAGTACCAAGCCGAGGTCAGCCCCGCCGCCATCGCCAGCAGCACTGCGATCACGAAACGGTAACCCCAAATAAAGTTGCCAGCGGACAAGCGTCCCACGTGACGAACGTAGATGGTGCCGCTGGATTCCAGATCCCAAACACACCAGATCCCAAACGCCAACATCATCATGCCGACGATTCCAGCGATCCATTTGGCGGCCGCAACGGGCGTGGACCAGAGGACTGGCCCGATGTCATTCGAATTTTGCGGCTTCAATGGATTCCTCGTGGTAAAAGGCGGGTATGACGCTGAGCCCCATCGTCAACGCTGTAAAGCAACTTTTCTTATCGAGTTTGGCTAATTTAGCGTAGCGGAAGTCGTCAACGGCTTGTTGGTTTAGTCGTACGATGGACTTCCTAGTCCGTCGAATCCACTATTGACGGACTAGGAAGTCCATCCTGCACCCCTTGCCGCAGGAAACTTCATTAAATCAACAAGCCGTCAAGACTTTCGTTCGATCGGCGTATGCCCCCCGAAACTCTTGACGAGTTCCGCTACAGAATATGCTTCACAGTGCTGCCACATCATCGATGGCGACCTTCTAGCTGGACATCGCCACGTCGGCGTGAAAGTCGCGTTGCTTCGGGTTGTGATGATCATGCCAAGATATCGTGAATCACGTTGCCATGGACATCGGTCAAGCGAAAATCACGGCCGGCATACCGATAGGTCAAACGCTCGTGATCGAGCCCCAAGCAATGCAGCATCGTGGCATGCAAATCATGCACACTGGTGCGATTCTGTTCTGCTCGGAAGCCAAATTCGTCCGTTGCGCCGTAGACCGTTCCCCCTTTGATTCCACCTCCAGCCATCCAGACGCTGAATCCCCAGTGATTGTGGTCACGACCTAGCAGCGAGGCGCCGCCGGAGCCCAATTCCACCGTCGGCGTGCGTCCAAATTCGCCGCCCCACAGCACCAGCGTGTCGTCCAACATGCCTCGCTGCTTCAAATCGGTAAGCAGTCCCGCAATCGGCTGGTCCAACTCGCCAGCCAGTTTGCGGTGGTTGTCTTCAATCTTATCGTGGTTGTCCCAAGGTTGACCCGCGCCGTGCCACAATTGCACATACCGCACTCCGCGTTCGAGCAATCGCCGCGCGATCAGCGTTTGACGCCCGTGGACGCCAGAGCCATAAAGATCCAAAATATGCTGCGGTTCGTCCGCCAGCTCAAACGCTTCTCGGGCATCCTGCTGCATGCGAAACGCCAGCTCATACGACTGAATCCTGGCTTGCAATTGAGCGTCGTGGCGGGGCTGTAGGTGTTGGTGGTTCCAGCGGCGAAGTAGATCCAATTGCCGTCGCTGGACATCGTTTGACACCTGAGGATGTTCAATGTTTTCAATGAGCTTGCGAAACTCACGATGCTGCGAATCGATGTAGGTGCCCTGAAACGCGCCCGGCAGAAACGCGGACTGCCAGTTCTCGTTGTCTTTGATGGGCAAACCTCCGGGGCACATCGAAATAAATCCGGGTAGGTTCTGGTTTTCGGTCCCCAGGCCATACATCAGCCACGATCCCATACTGGGTCGCGTTTGAACGGAGTCGCCACAATTCATCAGCATCAGCGACGGTTCGTGATTGGGGACCTGGGCGTACATCGAGCGGATGACGGCGATATCATCAATATGTTGCGCGGTTCGCGAGAACAATTCGCTCACTTCGATCCCCGATTCTCCATATCGTTTAAACGAAAAGGGGGATGGAAACGCGGCACCGGTTTTGCGTTCGGTCGTCAGCGTGTTAGCGAGCGGTTGGCCGGCGTACTTCGCCAACGCGGGTTTCGGGTCAAACGTGTCGACATGCGACGGCCCTCCATTAAGAAAAAAGTGAATAACACGCTTTGCACGACCAGGAAAATGAGGCGATCGCGCAGCCAGCGACCCCGGCGTGCCTGTTTCGGATGCCAGCAATTGATCGTCGCCCAACACGCCCGCCAGCGCCAATGAGCCCAGGCCAAGTGCGGACCGCGACAGTAAATCACGGCGGTTGATATGCGGGTTTGTCATCAAATTAATCCACAAATAAAAATTCGTTGGTGCACAACAACACCTGAGCAAGCTGCTCGAGTTCGTCGAGTTGTCCGGTGGTGTCTTTCGTGAAGTCGGACGTGGCATTCCAACTTTCGCCTGACGAAGCTTCGAGCGTGATCTCCCAGAGGTACTGATCGCTATTGAGTACCTTGTTGATATCCACGATGAAGTCGATTGTTTCGCCTGGTTGCACGGCCAACGTGTCAACATTCATATCGACGACGTCCTTGTGGAGGCTGGCCGATGCGAGCAGTCCGCCAGACGAGCTGAAGATACTGGCGCGAATTCCATCACCGGGGGTTGCTTGATGGGTTACTTTAGATCGAATCGAAACCGTCATCGCACGCGGGGCGGTCCAGCGACGAACCGCGGCATGCTGAACATCGTTTCCCGGATGGCCGCCGGTCGCGGTGAGTTGAACCCAGCCGAGTTTGGCATCAGGCCAAGCGGGGCCGCCCTGCCAAGCTAGGCCAGTAAAATGTGGCAATTGCGTGAATCCCTCAAGCCGCTTTGTTGCGGAATCGTAGTGCCCGAAACCATAGCTCCACTCGAGTTCTCCGGTTTCGATTTTAGTCACCTCTTTGGAAATCGGATGGGCTAACAACGTCATCGCGTCGGCCAGCTCAATTTCACTCGGCGGTCGCTGGTAGGCAAGATCGAACATTCGGGTGACCGCTTGCTGTGGCGATTCATGCCGAAAAAGATTCGCCAGCGCTCGAGCACGCTCGAGCACCAACGGATGATTCATGAAGAACAATGCTTGTTGAGGAACCGTCGTTTGGTTTCGCTTGGGGACATGTAAGTCCGGGTTCGCAAAATCGAACATCCGCAAAGCTGTCGGAAAGTATTGTCGATCGATTTGTCCATAGAGGCTGCGGCGGTTCGGAAAAGGAGCCGCAAACATATCGACGGGTTTGCCTCCGACGCTTCGATCCAGCGACTCGGAAGCTTGCAGTAGCGAATCGCGAAGTTCTTCAAACGAAACCCGCCGCGGATTCATTCGTGACAGCAAGCGGTTTTCGGGATCCACTCGGGTCATACGTTGCCGATGTTCGGCGTTTTCAGGCATCGTCGAGCTTTGTCGATACGTCGCGGATAACACGATCAAACGATGCAGCGACTTGAGGCTCCAGTCTTTCCGTATCCACTCTGCGGCCAGCCAATCGAGCAATTGCGGATGCGAGGGGGGATCCGCTCGCACACCAAAATCGCTGGGTGTCAACACCAAGCCGGTGCCAAAATGATGCATCCAAACGCGGTTGACCATCACTCGTGCGGTTAGCGGATTTTGCGGATCGATGATGGCTTGGGCTAGTTCCAATCGTCCGCTGCCAATTTGGAAGGGTTGCTGCGTTGGCCCGCGAATCACGCTCAGAAACTGACGCGGCACATCGTCGCCCAGCTTCAATGGATTGCCGCGCAGAAAGACCCGTGGTTCGACCGGCGTCGCCAAGTCCACGAGCGAAACGGCGACAGGAATCGGTTCGGCGGCATTGATCAACCAGCGGTCGATTTCACCTTGAAGCTTCCACAGCGTGGTCACACTGCTACTGTCGAAGAACGTTTCACAGTGCGAGATCGGGGTCTCTGGAACGCGGCACACCGGCGAATTTAACACTGCCCGCAGGGCTTCGGTATCGGCATCGTCCGACACGACCTCTGGATTGATTTGGGCAAAGACTTCACCGTA includes:
- a CDS encoding DUF1559 domain-containing protein, giving the protein MKTRMQNSGFTLVELLVVIAIIGVLVGLLLPAVQAAREAARRMSCSNNFKQLGLALHNYHAAYNKFPMDGTGTQPTVRTDAWAGVATGNNLRLSMLVGLTPFMEQQALWEQISNPLAFNSDGTSKSPPWPAMGPTPENINYGPWTTEIAGLRCPSDPGVGLPALGRSNYVACYGDSVINSITSVYSIGSTVTFPYVITTTNSENCRGGNRGMFNRGLQLGVRDCLDGTANTIIMGEIATYLGDKDIRTISTAGTANVTSLIRDNPSWCRDQTGGTAAHIDPARPQFWSGNTVTAGVGRGFRWADSMPSFGMCSTILPPNKEYCGHGSDTRPNVTVMSSQHQGGCHVLMTDGAVKFVTDSIEAGDSHAGMVYNGGTGAQAPGSKSPYGLWGSLGTRASKETVQDF
- a CDS encoding VCBS repeat-containing protein, with amino-acid sequence MSHRRYDCLQLWIASCGLAIVLLCVSAGCSDVSSTVPSTKPALSSTTADVNLSDSKSTAAAALVTQDAAEQQAFLTRMRPQVEAFCGDCHVMPKFANVDREHWPREVAKGFEFYRISGRTDLHVPDVQEVTDYFVSLAPEKLVMPATIAGNPFSVVDFQPTPIHKSVGRSVAAQPPCISSLKWVDLDSNGRRSLVYCDLGTATLYKYQPDQTNSAPQTLAVLYQPVQFELCDLNEDERMDLLVADLGEFLPADSDLGRVVWLKRQESGERFESIVLQEGLGRVTDVKPGDFDADGDTDILVAEFGWRKTGRILMLENTGVDEQGQPTFEMRVIDERHGTIETPVVDLNGDGHLDFVALISQEFEIVEAFINQGNGQFETQTIWRADDPMYGSARIELADVDGDGDTDVVYANGDSFDTGSKPYHSVQWLENQGVFPFQHHHITFMPGVLAIKLADFDQDGDLDIVAGALVPERFDASLEAAGVESLVLLEQVSSGEFKRTKIEVASNYHGAIEVGDFDGDGRTDIAVGNFLHFHPHLPSRQDFTLWMNQGKR
- a CDS encoding tetratricopeptide repeat protein; amino-acid sequence: MRTSIALGLLILSVAAACCAGCKQNHAPQDDEPTSPLTAMNEEIRQGRWDQAWRLSDAVLTDHRDDHQVLAKLARVAFESDHPNESADLLMAACRAEAFKNETRIQQAVVAAIFVGRLFDAIDFLTAAVTAQPEQLQTRRLIFDLLMGMENRTLAEPHGRYLVLNRRFDVELLTSLCNTGRNPPEPDSLAKIVARNPNDKRPLIPQAMIAMDQGLYADAIMKLEEILDAHPESVQSQILLGEAIVEAGKYDSLDSWAARLQGAYKEEVGYWQTVGDWASHQNDHCGAARCYWEATQRDSYVLDAWTGLRTALNQLQNCDANVTSETLESIDRCIERLKRLRQARHRFVRSRSISRATAVEIALILSELGRLWEAEAWLTVALTLPEDPSTDVTAARDAVVSKMSKQTPWQVQQGHPELQIDLSHLALPAVAHRN
- a CDS encoding DUF1501 domain-containing protein gives rise to the protein MTNPHINRRDLLSRSALGLGSLALAGVLGDDQLLASETGTPGSLAARSPHFPGRAKRVIHFFLNGGPSHVDTFDPKPALAKYAGQPLANTLTTERKTGAAFPSPFSFKRYGESGIEVSELFSRTAQHIDDIAVIRSMYAQVPNHEPSLMLMNCGDSVQTRPSMGSWLMYGLGTENQNLPGFISMCPGGLPIKDNENWQSAFLPGAFQGTYIDSQHREFRKLIENIEHPQVSNDVQRRQLDLLRRWNHQHLQPRHDAQLQARIQSYELAFRMQQDAREAFELADEPQHILDLYGSGVHGRQTLIARRLLERGVRYVQLWHGAGQPWDNHDKIEDNHRKLAGELDQPIAGLLTDLKQRGMLDDTLVLWGGEFGRTPTVELGSGGASLLGRDHNHWGFSVWMAGGGIKGGTVYGATDEFGFRAEQNRTSVHDLHATMLHCLGLDHERLTYRYAGRDFRLTDVHGNVIHDILA
- a CDS encoding PSD1 and planctomycete cytochrome C domain-containing protein; the protein is MSGNLRSADAICLTGFVALSALLFVATACGGENTVAMTDQEEHFFEQQVRPVLLERCGQCHGPKKQQGGLRVDSLQSLLTGGDSDAAIVPGDAAASLLVSAIRRDGGLEMPPNKELPEHEIRSIETWIDSGARWPADSMQPVEQTPRHREDHWAFQAVKQTAIPDAQNLADAEWIQTPLDAFIAARRNEYGLPPSPPADRRTLIRRVTYSLTGLPPTPDEVAAFIHDDDPLAYEKLVERLLQSPHYAEHWGRHWLDVARYSDTKGYVYAREERFWTQAWTYRDWVVKAIRDDMPYDRFLLLQIAADQVADSQPEDLAAMGLLTLGRRFLGVRRDVIDDRIDVVTRGTMGLTVACSRCHNHKYDSIPTADYYSLYGVFDSCYEKQTVLTDHPGDEAFQAELAKRQLALQETMQKLASESSQRARERIADYLFAQTELHKYPADGFDQIFQKSDLLPAFVRQWKGYLRAAKQNHDPIFALWHAYADLEPATFASEAVEATRRWHESSARNQNVNSKIAAAFGTPPLTFREVCDRYGEVFAQINPEVVSDDADTEALRAVLNSPVCRVPETPISHCETFFDSSSVTTLWKLQGEIDRWLINAAEPIPVAVSLVDLATPVEPRVFLRGNPLKLGDDVPRQFLSVIRGPTQQPFQIGSGRLELAQAIIDPQNPLTARVMVNRVWMHHFGTGLVLTPSDFGVRADPPSHPQLLDWLAAEWIRKDWSLKSLHRLIVLSATYRQSSTMPENAEHRQRMTRVDPENRLLSRMNPRRVSFEELRDSLLQASESLDRSVGGKPVDMFAAPFPNRRSLYGQIDRQYFPTALRMFDFANPDLHVPKRNQTTVPQQALFFMNHPLVLERARALANLFRHESPQQAVTRMFDLAYQRPPSEIELADAMTLLAHPISKEVTKIETGELEWSYGFGHYDSATKRLEGFTQLPHFTGLAWQGGPAWPDAKLGWVQLTATGGHPGNDVQHAAVRRWTAPRAMTVSIRSKVTHQATPGDGIRASIFSSSGGLLASASLHKDVVDMNVDTLAVQPGETIDFIVDINKVLNSDQYLWEITLEASSGESWNATSDFTKDTTGQLDELEQLAQVLLCTNEFLFVD